CGCTCTGCCGCTGCGTGTCGGGGAGACTgtctgccccaggccagggcagctccGAGGTTCTTATAGGGGTgcggggctggctctgcccccctgTCCCACTCTGTTTGAAGCCCCCCGAGGTTCCTGGGGCACGTCTAGAAGACCCCTCGATGCAGGGGTGGTTCTGGCGGGCAGGGCGTTGAGGGAACGCAGCGGCTTCCCGACCTGGGAAGCAGGCTGATGACAGCTTGCTCATGACTGGAGCCTCCATCCACTTCCAGTGTCGTGATGGAAAGCGTGTCCAgtgtccctgcagccccccatggGCCAGGCCCTCGCTAGGGGTGACGGGGTGAGTTGTCAGGTTCtttgggccagcagggctggagaatTGCTGGATGAGGCTGAGGCCCTGGTGCAGGCTCCCCCTCACTTCTCTTCCCCCCTCAGCAGCTGGGAACCCAGCGGCACAGCTCCTGGAGCAGACGGCCCGTCTGAAATCCCTGAGCGACACCATCGACAAGCTGAAGGTAacgtgggcctggcccagccctgtgatcTTCTGGTGTCGGGGCAGCGAGCAGGGACCCCCGCCCCATCCCCAGAGGACTCGCATCCTCTACCACTGACCTGGGGCTTGCCCCACTCCGTCCTCCCAGCCCGACGGGAGACTGTGGATCGTAGCTCTTCCTGGGAACAAACCTTCTTCGGGCCTGTGATGGGAAGGGGAGATGTGCCCAGACACATggggcctgccctggcccaggtGTTCAGCCGGGGGCAGCTCCCGGGGCAGGATGGGGCATGGCTTAggtctcccagcccctcctcGGGGTGCCGTGCCCAGGAGCCAGTCGGGGTGGGGGCTGCTTGCGTGCCAGAGTTGCAGCTCCAGAGGGGTGACGCtggcctgctctccctcccccaggacGAAGTGATGAAGGAGACAGTCCTGCAGCACCCCGGGGCCAGCGTCCCAACCAACTTCGCCACCTTCCCCTCTTCATCCTTCCTGAAGGTAGGAGCCCGCACTCTGGTGGGGGAGGTCACGCTGGCAGGCTGGAGCTCGTAGAGGGAGCACGGCCGCCTCCGCACTGAGGCGGtctgtgccaggggctctgcCAACGCCTGAAGAATGTGTCAGGCAGAGGAGACCGGTCAGGCGAGCGGGGCTGTGAAGTGTTCGCAGAGGCGTTGCAGGGTTTGGAGGATCCACAGCTGCAGGTGCCCAAAAAGcaagtgcagttttgggctgcattagGTGCGAAGGAGGGGAGGGACGGTGCTGCTCGCTCGGTCCTGGCGAGGCCCGATCTAGTGTCTAGTTTAAAGACGGGGATGTTCTGGCCTGGCACTTCCAGGAGGATGTGGGCAggctgggaagagtccagcacagagcaaccaaaatgatcaagggTCTGGGAGGCAGGACAGATGAGCACAGGGTGGAGGAGCTGGGGGCAttgagtctggaggagagaagactgaagagggtTTGATCACAGGCTGCAAATCCCTGAAGCGCGATGGCaaggaggctggagatgggctttcctctgtggccgcaggggacaggactaggagcaatggcctccagctgcagcaggggaagctgagGCTGGGGATGAGGAGGAAGGTGCTGGCTCTGATggagtcaagcactggaacaagtcCCTAGAGACACAGTGGTCTCCATCCCTGGCAGTTCGCAAGAGCAGGCTGCACAGCCCCTTGGCTGGGAGGGTTGTTGGgactgatcctgcctggagcaggggctggaccagtGCCCtggcaaggccccttccagcccagctctccccTTACCTTGCATTTGTTGCCCGCCTCTGGGCTcaaagtgctgaaggagctgggagcGGGTGTCTGGGGAGACGCTGAGGCCATGTGCAGCTTGGGGAGAAAGTGGGTAGAAGGGACAAGGCTGCAGCCTTCGAGTATCTGGCGggctgccctggagaggaggcagagccactttccctcactgcagagggcaggactCGTagaaggcagcaaggcaggccaggAACAGACCTCTGGAGCCACCACCTCGCTGCCCCGGGGCCTTGCTGGGTctagcctggggcagggggacctcCCTCCTGGTGGCTGGATCGGCACAGGTCAGGGGCTGGGCCAGATGCCCCCGcagtcctgccagccctgggctgtgtgtggAGGATGGTGGTcgctggggcttggggctggccTGGAGGAGCACGGCCCGCCCTGAACCTCCGCTCGCTCCTGTCTTGCAGGCCAAGGAGGAGGCGGCAGCCGACACGGTTTACATCGGCAAAGTGTCCTTCCCGTGCATGCCCGGCCACGGCCAGGTGCACCAGCTGGTGCTGACACCGGAGCAGCTGCACGCGCTGCACAGCCGCCTCATCTCCTAGGGACCCAGCCGGGCCGGGACAGACCAAGGCCCATTGCACGTCCCCCGCCCGAGcggggcagcctcctgctggtgCCGCTAGcctgtgtgccccagccctggccgaGCACCGGCCTCCCTGCGCCCGGGCTGGCTACGACTTACCGCGACCGCTGCGGCTCCCGCATTCCCCCCCGGGCCAACGCTGCGGCCGCCTCTTCTCCTGTGGAAGTGGCCGGAGCCGCAGCTTCCCCATGCACAGCCCTCTTGCACttcccccagcagctcctccctgcgtGCACGGGTGTCCAGGGatcctcccagctcccagacccGTGCAcgggggatgtggggctgggccgAGAGGCACCACGCTCTCGCGTCAGGCTTCGGTGGCAcggaggggctggggtgcagcttcctcccctgcctgttgCGTTGGTGGACGGGGTGTGCACAGCcagcgggaggggaggggaggggaggggctccagcTCCAAACACTACATTGTCCGTGGGGGAGCTCCCATCCAGACCCTGCCCTGCCAGACAGACAGACGCTGGCTTCATGCTGCCTCCACCCGCCCGGGGGTGGCGGAGCACGGGCCCCTGGGCCTGCCGGCTTGGTGCTGCGGCGCTCCCCTCCTGTAATGGCCCCTTAGCACTAGAGCTCTCAAACCAATAAAGCTTCACCTGTTCAACCCGCCGGGCCTGGCTCCGTCCTTCTGCCTCCCACGTGGGGGCAGCTGCTCTCCAGCCGGTCACGAGGCCACTGCCGGGGCTCGGCCCTTCCAGCGGCCGTGAAAGAGGGGAAACGGGCACGTGCCTTGGTGTGGCGGGAGGGGCAGCCACGTTCGGTCCGAGCCCTCGGGGCTGAGGGGGGCACGGCCCGTGGGGCTGCACAACAGCACCAGctcccccaggcaggggcagcgctgctgggggcaggctgtTGCCCATGGAGCCCCAGCGCTGGTGAGAGCTTCACTCTCCTCTGGATGGGGCTTGGCGGCTCCCCCCGccggggtcccagcagagccagggcctgagccccacgcTTCAAACGAGGGACAATCCGGCGTCCAGGCCCCCAGCCCCGGGGGCCGTGTTGCCCTGAGGTGCCCGGGGCTGGCTTCTGCCCGTTGCCACTCTTGGCGGTCAGGCTGCCCAGGCCTGGGCGCTGTCCGAGGCCGCTGCCTGCCGCCGGCCTCCTGGAGCTCGGGTGCGACGCGAACGGCTCGGCTCGGGGCTCGGTCCGAGATCGTCACCCGCGACAGGAGGCAGCGCGGCTCGGCGTGCACCTACGGCGCTAGGACGGGGAGGCCCCTGAACCCTGCGCTTTTAGCGGGGAAGCCCCCGCCCCGCGCCAGGCCCGGTCTGTCAACAGGTCCCCACAGCCGCAGCTCGGTCCTGGCTCGGGGCAGCTGCGTTCCCTTGCACCCGGCTGGGCTTGGGCTTTTCTAGCTCTTTCCCTGTTGAACTCAAGTAGCCTTGTTAGCCTCATTAGCTTCCCTTAAGCAACCTTCAGCCTTTCCCTCCTCAACTTGTTTCTTACTTTAAATTGGCCTTTTTGCTCCCCAAGTCCTTTGTCAGCGCCCCCCAGCAGAGCCTGTGACCCCCATGGCCTTTGCAGTGCGGAGCCGTGTACCCCGTCTGGCGCAGCCGAACCCTCCCGCAGGACCGAGGGGCTTCCCGGCGAGGCCAGGCCTGCTCGGCTTCCAAAGGAGGCGCGTCGGCGGGAGGCTTTCCGTGCTCAGTCATGACGACAAAGACACAGGGCTTATTACAGAGTCCCGGAGCCGTGGGGCGGGCAGGGGTTGCGGGGTCATAGCTTCCTAGTAgctcgggtcaggagggacctgaacaggtcatgtagcctgaccccctgccacaggcaggaatggatgctggttcacaagaccccagacaggtgatcgtccaacctcctcctgaatttgcccacggtaggggcgaggaccacttccctgggaagctggttccagattttggccaccctaactgtaaaatattgccttctgatctctaacataaacctgttctccatcagcttatgaccgttgttcctcgtcaccccaggtggtgctggggagaaaagggctctgcctatttgctgttgatcccccctgatgagcttgtagcagccaccaggtctcccctcagccttctcttgtggaggctgaacaggctcaggtccctctgtctctcctcgtagggcccgtcctgctgccccctgaccatgcgggtggcctcctctggaccctctccatgctggccacatccctcctgaagtgcggcgcccagaactggacgcagtactccacctgcggcctgaccaatgttgcataaagggggaggatcacctccttggccctgctcgagatgcacctttggatgcatgacaaggtctggctggctttgctgactgcggtctggcattggcggctcatgttcatcttggagtcaataatgactccgagatccctttccgcctctgtgctctcaagaagggaactccgcagcctgtatgtgtgctgtggagtcctgctccccagtgcagcaccctgcatttgtctgcgctgaaccccatcctattctcgtctgcccacttgtgtagtctgtctaaatctcgttgcagcctctctcccttcaggtgtgtccacctcgccccacaccTTCGCGTCATCAGCAAATCTCACATTtgctgggaagttggttccagatttccCTCAGGCTGGCACatccaggcagcccagcctgaggTGGGATTGGCCCCGTCCAGACCAGACAAACCCCGTGTCCGATAagacagcccctggccctggcctggggaTACGGGGGGGCGTGCTGCCGCTGGGGGGTCATGGACACTACAGGAACCCCAGGCCGTGCCCCcctgcagagggaggggaaaccccccagtctgcaccagtctgagcagggggcaatccctccctgccccagtgcagcgcggggctgagcctgagcgcggGGGCCAGACCCTCCACCAGGACCCCGCGGGgtcggtgcagcaggagcaggggcacagcccagcccagccggggctgcagcagcaccagcgcccTGACCCCCCCACGTGGCGCAGAAAGcggaggagggggcagccagcacagccccgAGCCTGGGACGCCAGCACGGGCACCGCCGCACCCGGGCcatcgcccccccacccccgtgcccgTCCAGCCCCGCCCGGCCCCCCCGGTGGCGGCACTCCCCCTTCCCGGCCACGTGCGCCCCTGCGCGGCCCCCGGGAGACCCCGCGCTCCGGCGCCAAAAGGCTCCGTCCTGGGGGCGGGCTCAGAATCCCCCCTTCAGCCCCTCCCATTGGTGCCACGCGCGACCGGAACCACTACCTCGCCGCCCTATTGGCCGCGGGCGCGGAAGGGCGGGCTTTCCCACCTTTCGCTCTACCATTGGTTGCTCTCGGGGCTCGCGCTCCCATTGGCCAGCGGAGTGGGAAGGGCAGGTTCCGAGGGCTCCTCCCGTCCTCTCATTGGCTTGCCAACTGGTTTCCGGCTGGGTTGTCTCGGCTTCCGGTCGGCGCCGCGCTCAGTCGTGCGGTGACGGTGGGCGAGGCAGGATGGTATGTGCggccttccccctctccccaaccccccaggGCGCCTGGCCTGGCCGGGGGGGGGTCCCGGTGACCCCCgcgccccctgacccctgccccacgCCCCCTGCCCGCAGGTGCTGCTGCACGTGCTGTTCGAGCACGCGGCCGGCTACGCGCTCTTCGCGCtcaaggaggtggaggaggtcgcgctgctgctgccccaggtacCGGGGGGGCCGGGAGGGGGGACCCCGGGGCGCGGGAGCCGGGGGCCGCATCCTGCCCAGCCCGGTGTGGTCTGCCCCCAGGTGGAGCAGAGCGTGCTCAACGTCGGCAAGTTCCACAGCCTGGTGCGCCTCGCCGCCTTCGCGCCCTTCAAGTCGGCGCAGAGCGCCCTGGACAACGTCAACGCCGTCTCCGAAGGTGGGGCCGGGCGGCTCCTCCGCCGTTACGCCACGTGGGCAGGGCTGGATCCGACCCCCCACGCCAGGATCGGGCCCGGGGCCGGCCCTGCCCCCCTCGGCCCCGGCTGCCCGGGTCGGGATGGGGCCCTCGGAGAGCCGGCGGGTGTCGCCCCCCCCACATTGCGCTCACAGGCTCCTGGGGGGGCCCTCGAGGACCTGGGCTCGAGCACCTCCGCTCTGGAGGCCCGGTTTGAGGTCCTTCCTCGCCTGCTGCGGGAGACGGGgctgtgccggggggggggccgcgggTCCGACCAGCCCGGCCCAGCTGTCGCTCCCGTCTCTCACGGAAAcggagatggggcaggggagcggaaagcagagcggtcggcgggggcaggggagcggaaagcagagcggtcggcgggggcaggggagcggaaagcagagcggtcggcgggggcaggggagcggaaagcagagcggtcggcgggggcaggggagcggaaagcagagcggtcggcgggggcaggggagcggaaagcagagcggtcggcgggggcaggggagcggaaagcagagcgGTTGGCGGGGGTAGCGCACATCGGCAGCGCTCTGGTTTTGGGGCCAGTCAGCCAAAATAAGTCCCTCCGCGGTTCAAGCCCCGTGACGGCGAGGTGTTGAGGCTGCCTGGCCCGAGTCTCGTGCTCGGGCCTCTGCTGCGTGGGGTCGAGCCAGGGGCTCGGAGCTGGGCGGCCGAGCCTGCCCGCCCCGGGGGTCTCGCTGGGCCCCGTAGCAGCGGCAGCGCCGCTCTAGGCGTTCCCCACAGCGGGGAAGGGAACAAAGCGCAGGCCTGGCCccgcagccctgacccagcctctGCCCGTCGGCGCAGGCATCCTCCATGAAGACCTGCGGCTGCTGCTGGAGACGCACATGCCGGCCAAGAAGAAGAAGGCGCTGCTGGGGGTCAGCGATGCCAAGATCGGGGCAgccatccaggaggagctgggctacACCTGCCAGACGGGAGGGGTCGTGGCCGAGATCATGCGAGGTGAGgtgggcgcgggcgggcgggcaggggggTCCCCGCGGGGCAGGAGGCGACGGCTCCACGAGCAGAGCCTGAGCCTCCCCCCGGCCCGCAGGGATCCGGCTGCATTTCCACACCCTGGTGAAGGGGCTCACGGCCCAGTCGGCCTCCAAAGCGCAGCTGGGCCTGGGCCACAGCTACTCCCGGGCCAAGGTCAAGTTCAACGTCAACCGTGTGGACAACATGATCATCCAGTCCATCAgcctcctggaccagctggacaAAGACATCAACACCTTCTCCATGCGCGTCAGGTGGGCGCCGcgccagctgggggtgggggtgtctctGCCACGTGGTCTCCGGAGGCAGGGAAGTGCCTGCCCAGCCCTCCCGATGCTTACCGCAGCCAGCGCGGCTCCTAGCGCTGCCTGTACAGAAGAGGGAGGTACAGCATCCGTCCTTCCTACACCACAGCCAGGGAGGCTGTGACCCGGCTGTATTGTGACCAAGGCGACACTGCCGGCGTGGGGCAGGGCTCTGCTTGCCGGTGCCAGGGTGCCTGCAGCGGGTGTCTgacaccccctcctcctgcccagggagtggTACGGGTATCACTTCCCCGAGCTGATCAAGATCGTGAGCGACAACTACATGTACTGCCGCCTGGCCAAGCGCATCGGCAACCGCAAGGAGCTGGCCGAGGAGAGCCTGCCGGGGCTGGAGGAAATAGTCATGGACAGCGCCAAGGCCCAGGCCATCCTGGACGCTTCCCGCTCTTCCATGGGTGAGCACCggagctgctgggggaggggatccGGCCTCACACCTAGTTAGTGCCTTCTGGATCGGGGCATAAACTTATGTCcgcccccagccttgctggaggcaggatcagccctgtccaaactgGCCCAGACAAACCCCATGTCCGATCTTGGAGCCACGTGATAGTcacccctgacacagccccaggcatcgcccccgCCTCTGCACCCAggaaagcagggggctgcagccaccaacatcctgctgcaggcaggaggggtCATGggtgctgcagaggaaggggaaaccccccagtccagaccagtctgagcaggggggcaatcccttcctgccccagtgcagcacagGGTTGAGCCTTAGCGCGGGGGCGAGACcttccagccaggaccctgtggggtcggtgcagcaggagcatgggcacagcccagccccagctggggctgcagcagcaccagtgccCCTGGGGGAGGATTAAAGCCCCCCAACACATGTTTaaccaggggctgctgggagatttcccccaacccctgtagggaggggcagggggtgtccTGGCCCATGGGGGTTGGGCAGCGCACtgacagcccctgcctccccgcaGGTATGGACATCTCCCCCATTGACCTCATCAACATCGAGAGCTTCTCCGGCCGTGTCATCTCGCTGTCCGAGTACCGCAAGGGGCTGCAGGAGTACCTGCGCTCCAAGATGGGCCAGGTGGCCCCCAGCCTCTCGGCCCTCATCGGCGAAGTGGTGAGCAGGGGACGGGGCGAGGAGCGGGACCGGGCGCTGCCAGGCCACAGAGATGATGTTGTAGTGAGAATCTGTCAATCCACTGAGCTCTCTGCTGAGAACCCATCACTGCTGATCTGTGTCCTGGCTCCCGGGGCCTGCTCACATCCCCGCTCCCGGCAACACGTGTGACCTTCCGTCTTCTCCCCCGCAGGTGGGCGCCCGCCTCATCTCGCATGCTGGCAGCCTGACAAACCTGGCCAAGTACCCGGCCTCGACGGTGCAGATCTTGGGGGCAGAGAAGGCCCTGTTCAGGTACCGCCACAGTGGGGTCGTGGTGATGGCCGGCTGCTGGGCCGCTGGGCTTGACGCGCTGGCtggctctgcctgctggtgcGAATGatatgccagccccagcctctgagCGACCCCCCCCTGGGTTCCCCCTGTCGCGCTGAGCTCGTGGGACCCTCTCGCTGGGCCCTGGGCGCATGTGGAAGGTTAGATGTGCCtcagcttggggtggggggagtggagctGGCAGCACGAGTCTGGGcactgccactgggctgtggctCGCGTCTGGATGCCTACATCGCTGGAGGGTTCAAggtgtttgccttcctctgcagcggggcaCAGCCTCagcttgggctctctgcagcgtCCGTGACCACCCCCGGTCctcctctggcagcagcaggacgttggcatctgcagccccctgccttccccgGGGCGAGGGCAACACCTGGGGCTGTGTTGTGTTGGACACAGGGTTTGTCTGGCCTGGTTTGCACACAGCTGATCCTGGTTCAGCCGGACTGGGACTGGATGCGACCAtgctggtccctgccagccccgcctCTTAAGGATCCcaagtggggctggggtcccgTTGCCCTGCAGAGACCCTGTCCCACATGGGCAGATGAGTTCCTGCTTCACCCATGTGTTGCACCACCCAGCCCGGCAGTGCCCTGCCTAGAGGCTGCTCCATCACCTCCCTCTTGCCCTGTTGCAGGGCCCTGAAGACGCGCGGGAACACCCCCAAGTACGGGCTCATCTTCCACTCCACCTTCATTGGCCGCGCTGCTGCCCGCAACAAGGGGCGCATTTCCCGCTACTTGGCCAACAAATGCACCATCGCCTCCCGCATCGACTGCTTCTCCGGTACGGGCCAGGGGCTCTGGggggctggcgctggccccagcagctctgCTGTGATGGGAACATTTTTCGTCAACAGCATTTCACGCAGTGAATGGTGACACGCGACTTCTGAGCAGAGccggctggggcagggtgggggcaagggacgGCTCTGGGCGGGGGCCTGGCCACGTGCTTACACTGCCTCTCTGCAGAGGTGCCCACCAGCGTCTTCGGTGACAAGCTGCGAGAGCAGGTGGAGGAGCGCCTGGCCTTCTACGAGACGGGCGAGCCGCCGCGCAAGAACCTGGAGGTCATGAAGGAGGCGGTGGCGGAGgtgagcggggtgggggggttgggaagcggcagcatggctgggggtCGGATGTGATGTGAAATCACAGCCTGACCTGCTGGTGGAGGCCAAGACTGATTTAATGAGGCTGATCCGAccctggggcaagaggcaggggaGCCGGGTGCTcgctggctgcggggtaggagcCGACAGCACACGTTGCTCTCCCCTCAGGCCACGGAGGTGGTGGCTGAGCTGAAGAAGCGgcaggagaaggaaaagaagaaggcGAAGAAGAGGAAGCAGCGGGAGAAGAGGCAGCTGGAGGCGCTGGCAGCTGCCGcggccgaggaggaggaggagaactcgCTGCTGGATATGACAACGGAAACcgaggtgaggggctggggccgtCGCTTCCGTGGGGTGCACGGTCCTGCTCATCCTGGGGCCGTCGGCTCCGTCCCTCCCTGTGGAGCTGATCCCCGCCTTGCTCTAGGGCAGCGGCTCCCAAACTCAGAGagtgcacaccaccaatttaaaacgatacaaccttaagtgCCACCAGCAGATTTTTGTCCTAATTGCAATAAATCTGTTGACGCACAGTACTGACTGTGTGTACCACCGGTCGTACCTCTACCACAGAGCAGGAAGACGACCCTAGTGCAGCAATTCCCAGGGGCGCGGGCTCTGGCTTCCAGGGGCAGCACCGGCCCAGGCCTGGCTGGgtccctggcagcacagggagggacAGTGCCCACAGGCTTGGGGcatgggccagcaccagcagccctAGGGCCTGGGCCATGTGGGTGTGCTCAGCTCAGCCCATCCCATGTCGCCCCTGGCTGGGATCTCAGCTCCTGCTTCATCCTTGGTGGATTCTTTCTCCTACCCTGGAGCTGGCTTTCTCAGCTAGGTGCAGGCttcacccagcctgtccctggctgctgtagaCCCCAAGCtaccgccccccgccccccatgcttccccctcAGGAGCTGAAGACGGAgctcaagaagaagaagagaaagagggagGCGACGCCAGAGCTCGAGGAGAACGGGCTGGAGGCCGAGGCCTTACCCCGCAAGAAGCACAAGGCGGCCATAGATGAGCCTGTTGCCTCggacaagaagaaaaagaagaagaagaaggcaGCTCAGGATGAAGACGAGGACTgagggcgggggctgggggggcccagGAGGACTgagggccctggcagctgccgTGTCTGTCCCGCGTTTCTAGGCAGCCGCCTGCCTGTGAATgtagcccggcctggcccgggcAGCCTGCATGGAGGCGTGCTCGGCCCTGGCGGCTCAGGTGAGTTGGTGCTGAGGGCGTCTCCTGCAGAGACGGTCGCAGAGTCCggctgggcccagcagggccACAGCTCGTGCCACGTGCCACTTGGGTCTTGGACTGGGCTGTCCTGGGGCTTCGCCTGCTCCTGATACTGCTGCACttggcacagctgctgcccacttGCCCGtcctgctctggggctgcagcttggctgCATAGCCGCCTGCCTTGTGTGAGACTGATGCGTCCTCAATAAAGGTTGATGCTGTTTCCAGCCTGCACTGTCCCAAGttttgctgctgcctggagcctctGTGCCCAGCAGCTCTGTGGAGAGGGGCAGTTCCCAGAGtccagggctggtgcagctgcGCAGGGTTGGGCCCCTTGGCCACAGGCTTTATTTGGTGGTCTGCATGTTGGAGGTGCATCATTGCCTGGGTGCTGGGGCATAGGGACagttcagcccctgccccagtcacccaCCTGGAATGGAGTCTGCCAGGGGAGGAACTGATGCTGGGCAGGGGCAAAGGGGGTGAAACATGGGGAGGGTAGCATCTCCTAGAGCTTGGGGTGTACCTCCCTTTCATGCTCTGTTACATGGGGTCTGCACCTCAAAGcctcccagccctttccccatcAGCTCTCTAGCCCCAAAAATGGGCTGGCAGCCAAGGGAGGTGCCCACCAGGGGCCGGTCGGCTGCTTTATtgtgggctgcagggaagggcctgggctgggggaccAGCAAGCAGGGTAGCGAAGCAGTGTGGGGGCGCTGGGCGCAGGTGGCTACTCCTCCAGGGCTGCGATGACGGCACGTGTGAACTCCAGG
This genomic window from Alligator mississippiensis isolate rAllMis1 chromosome 2, rAllMis1, whole genome shotgun sequence contains:
- the NOP56 gene encoding nucleolar protein 56 → MVLLHVLFEHAAGYALFALKEVEEVALLLPQVEQSVLNVGKFHSLVRLAAFAPFKSAQSALDNVNAVSEGILHEDLRLLLETHMPAKKKKALLGVSDAKIGAAIQEELGYTCQTGGVVAEIMRGIRLHFHTLVKGLTAQSASKAQLGLGHSYSRAKVKFNVNRVDNMIIQSISLLDQLDKDINTFSMRVREWYGYHFPELIKIVSDNYMYCRLAKRIGNRKELAEESLPGLEEIVMDSAKAQAILDASRSSMGMDISPIDLINIESFSGRVISLSEYRKGLQEYLRSKMGQVAPSLSALIGEVVGARLISHAGSLTNLAKYPASTVQILGAEKALFRALKTRGNTPKYGLIFHSTFIGRAAARNKGRISRYLANKCTIASRIDCFSEVPTSVFGDKLREQVEERLAFYETGEPPRKNLEVMKEAVAEATEVVAELKKRQEKEKKKAKKRKQREKRQLEALAAAAAEEEEENSLLDMTTETEELKTELKKKKRKREATPELEENGLEAEALPRKKHKAAIDEPVASDKKKKKKKKAAQDEDED